One window of Brachybacterium ginsengisoli genomic DNA carries:
- a CDS encoding sensor histidine kinase, whose product MNLHLLTLRVRGLLRTSRDSLDEPVGPVSALAHQLALSTCMVLGIVVVDDQGLGIPWLYWTGQTVVHLLTLALVLALLSSRTGRVSRRWTGHLMVVLPFVDLLVLAVCRWSVVNAGGFQGFLMAVPIVWLAARYRFRGVTIGVAFGVCSMVLGLLISPEWAAIDLISRGLATTVLTGAVALVVAGAVARLEEQRRRLQTVSAALGVVSLVLGEEGELVEVDGRLGGIASGRAIPELLRDPVFADNGRTPLPPARNPLARAAGGAELDGAAVWVDLEDGRRIALSVSSTRLDEARMLVVVHDVTASLAAVLQEEQFLANVSHELKTPLTSISGYIELVEDEIAEEGGGDTETIRAHLHVVGRNVVRLQQLILGLLETARTVSADRVGSRTGAPRAIALDELVGQQLASIRPRADSRRLRWAVSGVDREVELLNADPERLGQALDNILSNAVKYAHEGGLITVRLGVEGQAARLHVADEGIGIDQEDLQKLFTPYFRARTATESGVAGYGLGLMITRRIVRAHGGELTISSRVGRGTRVEMVIPLVRT is encoded by the coding sequence GTGAACCTCCACCTCCTCACACTGCGCGTGCGCGGACTCCTTCGGACGTCGAGGGACTCACTCGACGAGCCGGTCGGTCCCGTCTCGGCGCTCGCCCATCAGCTCGCTCTGTCCACCTGCATGGTTCTGGGCATCGTGGTCGTCGACGACCAGGGGCTCGGGATCCCCTGGCTGTACTGGACGGGCCAGACCGTGGTCCACCTGCTCACCCTCGCCCTGGTCCTCGCCCTGCTCTCCTCGCGGACCGGTCGCGTATCGCGGCGCTGGACCGGGCACCTCATGGTGGTCCTTCCCTTCGTCGATCTGCTGGTCCTCGCGGTGTGCCGGTGGTCCGTGGTCAACGCCGGAGGGTTCCAGGGCTTCCTGATGGCGGTCCCCATCGTCTGGCTGGCGGCGCGCTATCGCTTTCGCGGCGTGACGATCGGCGTCGCGTTCGGCGTCTGCTCGATGGTGCTGGGTCTGCTCATCTCGCCGGAGTGGGCGGCGATCGACCTGATCTCCCGGGGTCTGGCCACGACGGTCCTGACCGGAGCAGTGGCGCTCGTGGTGGCCGGTGCTGTGGCCCGACTCGAGGAGCAGAGGCGTCGGTTGCAGACCGTCAGTGCGGCGCTCGGTGTGGTCTCCCTGGTCCTCGGCGAGGAGGGGGAGCTGGTGGAGGTCGATGGTCGCCTCGGCGGGATCGCGAGCGGACGGGCGATCCCCGAGCTGCTCAGGGACCCGGTCTTCGCCGACAACGGGCGCACACCGCTCCCGCCGGCGCGGAACCCCCTGGCCCGCGCGGCGGGCGGGGCCGAGCTCGACGGCGCGGCCGTCTGGGTGGACCTGGAGGACGGGCGCCGGATCGCTCTGTCGGTGAGCTCCACCCGACTCGACGAGGCGCGGATGCTCGTGGTCGTCCACGACGTGACCGCTTCCCTCGCCGCCGTGCTGCAGGAGGAGCAGTTCCTGGCGAACGTCTCGCACGAGCTGAAGACTCCGCTCACCTCGATCTCGGGATACATCGAGCTCGTCGAGGACGAGATCGCCGAGGAGGGCGGCGGCGATACGGAGACGATCCGCGCGCATCTGCACGTGGTCGGCCGCAATGTCGTCAGGCTCCAGCAGCTGATCCTCGGGCTGCTGGAGACTGCTCGCACCGTGAGCGCCGACAGGGTCGGCTCCCGCACCGGTGCTCCGCGAGCGATCGCCCTCGACGAGCTGGTCGGGCAGCAGCTCGCCTCGATCCGTCCGCGGGCGGACTCCCGACGCCTGCGCTGGGCGGTCAGCGGCGTCGATCGCGAGGTCGAGCTGCTCAACGCGGATCCCGAGCGCCTGGGTCAGGCCCTCGACAACATCCTGTCCAACGCGGTGAAGTACGCGCACGAGGGGGGTCTGATCACGGTGCGACTCGGCGTGGAGGGGCAGGCCGCCCGGCTCCACGTCGCCGACGAGGGCATCGGCATCGACCAGGAGGATCTGCAGAAGCTGTTCACGCCCTACTTCCGTGCCCGCACGGCGACCGAATCAGGGGTCGCCGGGTACGGACTGGGCCTGATGATCACCCGCCGGATCGTCCGTGCTCACGGCGGGGAACTCACCATCTCCTCACGGGTCGGCAGGGGGACTCGCGTCGAGATGGTCATCCCTCTGGTCCGGACCTGA
- a CDS encoding glycosyltransferase family 2 protein, which translates to MLDLFDLTGTAAHDIVRMVLVWTAWPTLLYFVALNLTYAVLVLLGFVDIRRSASRRSVLDLAESATAPVSLGLTVVMPAYNEAAVITDSVRSSLALDYPDHEVVVVNDGSTDDTLEVLRTAFDLVPSTRRVDPGPQVDLRGRIRQVYEAKDPGTPLIVVDSENSGRSDATNAGIGLAAKDLVVIFDADSIMDPDALLLAVQPFLDDPLRVVAVGGNIRAVNGSRVVAGRVTEEGMPRGWLARFQVVEYLRAFSLGRAGWSRLRTLLLISGAFGVYRRDVLLTVGAFDPDTIGEDFELTLKVHRWCRRRGRAYRMVFASDPTCWTEVPDNLPVLRRQRVRWHRGLWEVLWMHRDMLLNPRYGRIGMIGLPYYWLFELFAPLFELLGTVLIVAALVTGAVDAGMALALLGIALGCGILVTVLSILLEESSRRRRSTARDLVIMISCAFLENLGYRQLTAVWRIQGWWQALRGRKAVWGEMTRTGFTGS; encoded by the coding sequence ATGCTCGACCTCTTCGACCTCACGGGCACCGCCGCCCACGACATCGTGCGCATGGTGCTGGTGTGGACCGCGTGGCCGACCCTGCTGTACTTCGTCGCCCTCAACCTGACCTACGCGGTCCTGGTGCTGCTGGGATTCGTCGACATCCGCCGCTCGGCCTCGCGCCGCTCCGTGCTCGATCTCGCCGAGTCGGCGACTGCCCCCGTCTCCCTCGGGCTCACGGTCGTGATGCCCGCGTACAACGAAGCCGCCGTCATCACGGACTCCGTGCGCTCCTCCCTGGCGCTGGACTACCCCGATCACGAGGTCGTCGTGGTCAACGACGGCTCCACCGACGACACGCTGGAGGTGCTGAGGACAGCGTTCGACCTGGTCCCCAGCACGCGCAGAGTGGACCCGGGGCCGCAGGTCGATCTCCGCGGCCGGATCCGTCAGGTGTACGAGGCGAAGGATCCCGGCACGCCGCTGATCGTGGTGGACTCGGAGAACTCCGGCCGGTCCGATGCCACCAATGCCGGCATCGGCCTAGCGGCGAAGGACCTGGTGGTCATCTTCGACGCGGACTCGATCATGGACCCCGACGCGCTGCTGCTCGCCGTGCAGCCCTTCCTCGACGATCCCCTGCGGGTGGTGGCCGTCGGCGGGAACATCCGCGCCGTGAACGGGAGCCGGGTGGTCGCCGGCCGCGTCACGGAGGAGGGAATGCCTCGGGGGTGGCTCGCCCGCTTCCAGGTCGTCGAGTATCTGCGGGCGTTCAGCCTGGGCCGCGCCGGGTGGTCGCGTCTGCGCACGCTGCTGCTCATCTCGGGAGCCTTCGGGGTCTACCGGCGGGATGTCCTGCTGACGGTCGGTGCCTTCGATCCGGACACCATCGGCGAGGACTTCGAGCTCACGCTCAAGGTCCACCGCTGGTGCCGGCGCCGTGGCCGCGCCTATCGAATGGTCTTCGCCTCGGACCCGACCTGCTGGACCGAGGTGCCCGACAACCTGCCCGTCCTGCGCCGACAGCGGGTTCGCTGGCACCGAGGGCTGTGGGAGGTGCTGTGGATGCACCGGGACATGCTCCTGAACCCCCGCTACGGCAGGATCGGGATGATCGGCCTGCCCTACTACTGGCTGTTCGAGCTGTTCGCCCCGCTGTTCGAGCTGCTGGGGACGGTGCTCATCGTCGCCGCGCTGGTCACCGGGGCAGTGGATGCCGGGATGGCCCTCGCGCTGCTGGGGATCGCCCTCGGATGCGGGATCCTCGTGACCGTGCTGTCGATTCTGCTGGAGGAGTCCTCCCGCCGACGTCGATCGACCGCCCGAGACCTCGTGATCATGATCAGCTGCGCCTTCCTCGAGAACCTCGGATACAGACAGCTCACCGCCGTGTGGCGGATCCAGGGCTGGTGGCAGGCCCTCCGCGGCCGCAAGGCCGTGTGGGGCGAGATGACCCGCACGGGCTTCACAGGATCTTGA
- a CDS encoding response regulator transcription factor: MANILVVDDDPDIVELVSLKLRSSGHEVTAVGSGEAALDTLATRTDVDLAVVDHMMPGMTGVDLVRALRAGGSTLKVLMLTARSQERDLENGFTAGVDDYMTKPFSPRELAARVTSMLSRR; this comes from the coding sequence ATGGCGAACATTCTTGTTGTCGACGACGATCCCGACATCGTGGAGCTGGTCTCCCTGAAGCTGCGCTCCTCCGGGCACGAGGTCACGGCCGTCGGCTCCGGGGAGGCGGCGCTCGACACCCTCGCCACGCGCACGGACGTGGATCTCGCGGTGGTGGACCACATGATGCCCGGGATGACCGGGGTGGACCTCGTCCGCGCCCTGCGTGCCGGCGGGTCGACGCTGAAGGTCCTCATGCTCACGGCGCGGAGCCAGGAACGAGATCTCGAGAACGGGTTCACCGCCGGTGTCGATGACTACATGACCAAGCCGTTCTCGCCTCGTGAGCTCGCCGCACGCGTCACCTCGATGCTGTCCCGCCGATGA
- a CDS encoding HEAT repeat domain-containing protein codes for MISLEPGLVLTALMALWAAIALVLFALGIVHAVRAARERRREDLASRARPLVIRFALTEDEDPALMTPLREARGPFGDQVDERLLAVLETLRGEARGRVAALLVERGHPTRLRRLAGARRSMTRASAIRRLGQLALPMDEDLVLAATSDRSPVVRTVAVRAAASYPSARAVVTVLDQLRGRGEVPSLVVTTSLIGQGTASSAALGAIRAGLDDPLAQVRAACAQTLGELTSASDADRLALLLRRDPTPSVQFAAAHALARVGRASSIPALLEGTRSPWGPVRTHCLLALLALPRDVTASAITEVARRGDALLTPLLPPSDRPAGSR; via the coding sequence ATGATCTCCCTCGAGCCCGGGCTCGTGCTCACGGCCCTGATGGCGCTGTGGGCGGCCATCGCGCTCGTGCTCTTCGCGCTCGGCATCGTGCACGCGGTGCGTGCAGCCCGTGAGCGCCGGCGCGAGGACCTCGCGTCCAGGGCGCGTCCCCTGGTGATCCGCTTCGCTCTCACGGAGGACGAGGACCCGGCGCTGATGACGCCCCTCCGCGAGGCGCGCGGACCCTTCGGCGACCAGGTGGACGAGCGCCTGCTCGCGGTGCTCGAGACCCTGCGCGGCGAGGCGCGCGGGCGCGTCGCCGCACTGCTCGTCGAGCGCGGGCACCCGACGCGGCTGAGGCGACTGGCCGGCGCGCGACGCTCGATGACGCGGGCCTCGGCGATCCGCCGGCTGGGACAGCTCGCGCTGCCGATGGATGAGGATCTGGTGCTCGCCGCGACCTCCGATCGCTCGCCCGTCGTACGGACCGTGGCGGTGCGCGCCGCCGCCTCGTACCCGTCCGCCCGTGCGGTCGTCACCGTGCTCGATCAGCTGCGCGGTCGCGGCGAGGTCCCCTCGTTGGTGGTCACCACCTCGCTGATCGGCCAGGGGACCGCATCCTCCGCGGCGCTCGGAGCGATCCGCGCCGGGCTGGACGACCCGCTCGCCCAGGTCCGCGCCGCGTGCGCCCAGACGCTCGGAGAGCTGACCAGCGCGTCCGATGCCGATCGGCTCGCCCTGCTGCTCCGCCGTGACCCCACCCCGTCGGTGCAGTTCGCCGCCGCGCACGCCCTGGCGCGGGTGGGCCGCGCCTCGTCGATCCCGGCCCTTCTCGAGGGCACCCGATCCCCGTGGGGCCCGGTGCGCACCCATTGCCTCCTGGCCCTCCTCGCGCTTCCGCGGGACGTCACGGCGTCTGCGATCACCGAGGTGGCTCGTCGCGGTGACGCGCTCCTGACCCCTCTGCTGCCGCCGTCCGATCGACCTGCCGGGAGCCGCTGA